Proteins encoded within one genomic window of Triticum aestivum cultivar Chinese Spring chromosome 2D, IWGSC CS RefSeq v2.1, whole genome shotgun sequence:
- the LOC123053334 gene encoding cytosolic invertase 1, with translation MEAAGAGAATPSHASMVDTDDFDLSRLLNHRPRINVERQRSFDDRSLGDLYLSAMDGRGAGGYMDSYESMYSPGGGLRSLTGTPASSTRLSFEPHPLVGDAWDALRRSLVCFRGQPLGTIAAVDSSSGEVLNYDQVFVRDFVPSALAFLMNGEPEIVKNFLLKTLLLQGWEKRIDRFKLGEGAMPASFKVLKDPKRGVDTLAADFGESAIGRVAPADSGFWWIILLRAYTKSTGDHTLAETPECQKGIRLIMNQCLAEGFDTFPTLLCADGCCMIDRRMGVYGYPIEIQALFFMSLRCALLLLKPEAEGNKDIMERIVTRLHALSYHMRTYFWLDFQQLNVIYRFKTEEYSHTAVNKFNVIPESIPDWLFDFMPSRGGYFVGNVSPARMDFRWFALGNCVAILASLATPEQAGAIMDLIEERWEDLIGEMPLKICYPAIEGHEWQNVTGCDPKNTRWSYHNGGSWPVLIWLLTAACIKTGRLKIARRAIDLAEARLARDSWPEYYDGKLGRYVGKQARKHQTWSIAGYLVAKMMLEDPSHLGMISLEEDKAMNPVLKRSASWTV, from the exons ATGGAGGCGGCGGGGGCCGGAGCGGCGACGCCGTCGCACGCGTCCATGGTGGACACGGACGACTTCGACCTGTCGCGGCTGCTGAACCACCGCCCGCGGATCAACGTGGAGCGGCAGCGGTCCTTCGACGACCGCTCGCTCGGCGACCTCTACCTCTCCGCCATGGACGGCCGCGGCGCCGGCGGGTATATGGACAGCTACGAGAGCATGTACTCCCCGGGCGGCGGGCTCCGTTCGCTCACCGGCACCCCCGCCTCCTCCACGCGGCTCTCCTTCGAGCCCCACCCGCTGGTCGGCGACGCCTGGGACGCCCTCAGGCGCTCGCTCGTCTGCTTCCGGGGCCAGCCCCTCGGCACCATCGCCGCCGTCGACAGCTCCTCCGGCGAGGTCCTCAACTACGACCAG GTGTTCGTGAGGGATTTCGTGCCGAGCGCGCTGGCGTTCCTGATGAACGGCGAGCCGGAAATCGTGAAGAACTTCCTGCTGAAGACGCTGCTGCTGCAGGGGTGGGAGAAGAGGATCGACCGGTTCAAGCTGGGCGAGGGCGCCATGCCGGCGAGCTTCAAGGTGCTCAAGGACCCGAAGCGCGGAGTGGACACCCTGGCGGCGGACTTCGGCGAGAGCGCCATCGGCCGCGTGGCGCCGGCCGACTCCGGGTTCTGGTGGATCATCCTGCTCCGCGCCTACACCAAGTCCACCGGCGACCACACGCTGGCCGAGACGCCCGAGTGCCAGAAGGGCATCCGCCTCATCATGAACCAGTGCCTCGCCGAGGgcttcgacaccttccccaccctCCTCTGCGCCGACGGCTGCTGCATGATCGATCGCCGGATG GGCGTGTACGGGTACCCGATCGAGATCCAAGCCCTCTTCTTCATGTCGCTGCGGTGCGCGCTGCTGCTGCTGAAGCCGGAGGCGGAGGGGAACAAGGACATCATGGAGCGGATCGTGACGCGGCTGCACGCGCTGAGCTACCACATGCGGACCTACTTCTGGCTCGACTTCCAGCAGCTCAACGTCATCTACCGCTTCAAGACGGAGGAGTACTCCCACACGGCCGTCAACAAGTTCAACGTCATCCCGGAGTCCATCCCGGACTGGCTCTTCGACTTCATGCCCTCCCGCGGCGGCTACTTCGTCGGCAACGTCAGCCCCGCCAGGATGGACTTCCGCTGGTTCGCGCTGGGGAACTgcgtcgccatcctcgcctcgcTCGCCACGCCCGAGCAGGCCGGCGCCATCATGGACCTCATCGAGGAGCGGTGGGAGGACCTCATCGGCGAGATGCCGCTCAAGATCTGCTACCCCGCCATCGAGGGCCACGAGTGGCAGAACGTCACCGGCTGCGACCCCAAGAACACCAGGTGGAGCTACCACAACGGAGGCTCCTGGCCTG TGCTGATCTGGCTCCTGACGGCGGCTTGCATCAAGACCGGGCGGCTCAAGATCGCGAGGCGGGCGATCGACCTGGCGGAGGCGAGGCTGGCGAGGGACAGCTGGCCGGAGTACTACGACGGCAAGCTCGGCCGGTACGTCGGGAAGCAGGCGAGAAAGCACCAGACGTGGTCCATCGCGGGGTACCTGGTGGCCAAGATGATGCTGGAGGACCCGTCCCACCTGGGCATGATCTCCCTCGAGGAGGACAAGGCCATGAACCCTGTGCTCAAGAGGTCTGCCTCATGGACTGTGTGA